From Azospirillum humicireducens, a single genomic window includes:
- a CDS encoding glycosyltransferase, which yields MRLSLLTPEYPPGEKLGGIATHTHTMARALTRLGHAVQVVTPWKAGGPAAGIAIEDGVTVQRVDPGPRIQPMLDRFRTNRRLADAVRSFNPDVVHAAEFDADAWWLTRFSTIPVVTRLATPTGMVVDTNTGSWGPHTHLLNALERDQTRRSAAIYASTRAIARRVADYWHIAPELIQVIPNSIDLAAVKAAGAGQPPIPLPGRFIAFFGRLEGRKGIAALGRAIPAVLAANPDLHLVMVGGEDPASAAVIDQFRRDVAPVADRVHFTGALPREDALAVVARAELAVVPSLWESFGFVVVEAMALGVPVVASDCGGFPEIVENGRSGWLVPPGEAAPLRDVLIARLADPAGLKAAADAGLERAKTFDVETVAAQVASLLEHAKAERTQAASSGIYNNGYRRHFRPDHPTTPFYRIYDEKRRAVAAELERAPRMRILDVGGGYGRITGPFAERHDVTLVDISHEMLAEAKERFPALAVQQADARKLPFPDDSFDLVIAMDLLCHLPDLEAGVRELQRVVKPGGRIACDTTNANPLWVIAYPGYYRWRPDRLLATMRCHGVLPEWKALVRHHWAPEMRKAIAATGLTLQKTDHFGPPGVAKWHLWWCKRGIQAGSTLSNGPEGRAS from the coding sequence ATGCGACTGTCGCTCTTGACGCCCGAATATCCGCCCGGCGAAAAGCTCGGCGGAATCGCCACCCACACCCACACGATGGCGCGCGCACTGACCAGACTGGGCCATGCGGTGCAGGTGGTGACGCCATGGAAGGCCGGCGGGCCGGCCGCGGGCATCGCGATCGAGGACGGGGTGACGGTGCAGCGCGTCGATCCCGGCCCGCGGATCCAGCCGATGCTGGACCGCTTCCGCACCAACCGCCGCTTGGCCGACGCCGTGCGCTCCTTCAATCCCGACGTGGTCCATGCGGCGGAGTTCGATGCCGACGCCTGGTGGCTCACCCGCTTCAGCACCATCCCGGTGGTGACGCGGCTCGCCACCCCGACCGGCATGGTGGTGGACACCAACACCGGCAGCTGGGGTCCGCACACCCACCTGCTGAACGCGCTGGAACGCGACCAGACCAGGCGCAGCGCCGCGATCTACGCCTCCACCCGCGCCATCGCCCGCCGGGTCGCCGACTACTGGCACATCGCGCCGGAGCTGATCCAGGTCATCCCCAACAGCATCGACCTCGCCGCGGTGAAGGCCGCCGGGGCTGGTCAACCGCCCATTCCCCTGCCTGGGCGTTTCATCGCCTTCTTCGGCCGCCTGGAAGGCCGCAAGGGCATCGCCGCCCTCGGCCGTGCCATCCCCGCCGTGCTGGCCGCCAACCCCGACCTGCATCTGGTGATGGTCGGCGGCGAGGACCCGGCGAGCGCCGCCGTCATCGACCAGTTCCGCCGCGACGTGGCCCCGGTCGCCGACCGCGTGCACTTCACCGGCGCCCTGCCGCGCGAAGACGCGCTGGCGGTGGTGGCGCGGGCGGAACTGGCCGTCGTGCCGTCGCTGTGGGAGAGCTTCGGCTTCGTCGTGGTGGAGGCGATGGCGCTGGGCGTGCCGGTGGTCGCCAGCGACTGCGGCGGCTTCCCCGAGATCGTCGAGAACGGCCGCTCCGGCTGGCTGGTCCCGCCGGGCGAGGCGGCGCCGCTGCGCGACGTGCTGATCGCCCGGCTGGCCGACCCCGCCGGCCTGAAGGCGGCGGCCGATGCCGGGCTGGAGCGCGCCAAGACCTTCGACGTCGAGACGGTGGCCGCACAGGTCGCCAGCCTGCTGGAGCATGCCAAGGCGGAGCGCACGCAGGCCGCCAGCTCCGGCATCTACAACAACGGCTACCGCCGCCATTTCCGCCCCGACCACCCGACCACCCCCTTCTACCGCATCTATGACGAGAAGCGGCGCGCGGTGGCGGCGGAGCTGGAGCGGGCGCCGCGGATGCGCATCCTCGACGTCGGCGGTGGCTATGGCCGCATCACCGGCCCCTTCGCCGAGCGCCACGACGTGACCCTGGTCGACATCTCGCACGAGATGCTGGCCGAGGCGAAGGAGCGCTTCCCCGCCCTGGCGGTGCAGCAGGCCGACGCCCGCAAGCTGCCCTTCCCCGACGACAGCTTCGACCTCGTCATCGCCATGGATCTGCTCTGCCACCTGCCCGACCTGGAGGCCGGCGTGCGCGAGCTGCAGCGGGTGGTCAAGCCCGGTGGGAGGATCGCCTGCGACACCACGAATGCGAACCCGCTGTGGGTGATCGCCTATCCCGGCTACTACCGCTGGCGGCCGGACCGGCTGCTGGCGACAATGCGCTGCCACGGCGTCCTGCCGGAATGGAAGGCGCTGGTCCGCCACCACTGGGCGCCGGAGATGCGCAAGGCCATCGCCGCGACCGGCCTGACCCTGCAGAAGACCGACCATTTCGGACCGCCGGGGGTGGCGAAATGGCACCTGTGGTGGTGCAAGCGCGGCATTCAGGCGGGCAGCACCCTGAGCAATGGGCCGGAGGGGCGCGCATCGTGA
- a CDS encoding oligosaccharide flippase family protein, giving the protein MQHGSSGQAAAAAPARRSFARDGVATILVTAATMGLGLLTGILVARTLGPDGRGALTAVLTTAQLLGWLFGMGCGKAVTYALSRDPRAGGRLLTTWTLMLLPVAAAAVLAGHLLLPTLLAAQPTETLELARLYLPMIALALLSELMLGLVLGDQDFRSFNALNFLQPAGVAVSYALLWAVGLFTVETAVIAQAAMSTLVLVAALLILLRRHGIGRPDLALGRSTAWYALRTHGDVVGGVITQRLDLLIIPAFLPAAQVGLYALATSLSWLIVNLSSALATVVMPAATRRGRSGRDLVMNSLQATFAVGGVLGGGLFLFADIAIGLVYGPSFADSALPLRLLLPGAVLYAAASILLNGLYAENRPFTATLANLLGMAVTLGGLLLFLRSGGILAASVVSTVAYALVFVAAAALYRRATGLPWRAFLPDPALLASLPRHLLNKPPPAAATAAGRTGE; this is encoded by the coding sequence ATGCAACATGGTTCCTCCGGTCAGGCTGCGGCGGCAGCGCCGGCCCGGCGCAGCTTCGCGCGGGACGGTGTCGCCACCATTCTCGTCACTGCCGCCACCATGGGGCTGGGCCTGCTGACCGGCATCCTGGTCGCCCGTACCCTGGGGCCGGACGGCCGGGGGGCGCTGACCGCGGTGCTCACCACGGCGCAGCTGCTGGGCTGGCTGTTCGGCATGGGCTGCGGCAAGGCCGTCACTTATGCGCTGTCCCGCGACCCGAGGGCCGGCGGGCGGCTGCTGACCACCTGGACGCTGATGCTGCTGCCGGTCGCGGCGGCGGCGGTGCTGGCGGGCCACCTGCTTCTGCCGACCCTGCTGGCGGCCCAGCCGACGGAGACGCTGGAGCTGGCCCGCCTCTATCTGCCGATGATCGCGCTGGCGCTCCTGTCGGAGCTGATGCTGGGGCTGGTCCTCGGCGACCAGGATTTCCGCAGCTTCAACGCGCTGAACTTCCTCCAGCCGGCCGGGGTCGCCGTCTCCTATGCCCTGCTGTGGGCCGTCGGGCTGTTCACGGTCGAGACCGCGGTGATCGCCCAGGCGGCGATGAGCACGCTGGTGCTGGTCGCGGCCCTGCTGATTCTGCTGCGGCGCCACGGCATCGGCCGGCCCGACCTCGCGCTCGGCCGCAGCACCGCCTGGTATGCGCTGCGCACCCACGGCGACGTGGTGGGAGGCGTCATCACCCAGCGGTTGGACCTGCTGATCATCCCGGCCTTCCTGCCGGCGGCGCAGGTCGGGCTCTATGCGCTGGCGACCAGCCTGTCCTGGCTGATCGTCAACCTGTCGAGCGCGCTCGCCACCGTGGTGATGCCGGCGGCCACCCGGCGCGGGCGGTCGGGACGCGATCTGGTGATGAACAGCCTGCAGGCGACCTTCGCCGTCGGCGGGGTGCTGGGGGGCGGGCTGTTCCTGTTCGCCGACATCGCCATCGGGCTGGTCTACGGCCCCTCCTTCGCCGACAGCGCGCTGCCGCTGCGGCTGCTGCTGCCGGGAGCGGTGCTCTATGCCGCGGCGTCGATCCTGCTGAACGGCCTCTATGCCGAGAACCGGCCCTTCACCGCCACCCTCGCCAATCTGCTGGGCATGGCGGTCACGCTGGGCGGCCTGCTGCTGTTCCTGCGCAGCGGCGGGATCCTGGCGGCGTCGGTGGTGTCCACCGTCGCCTATGCGCTGGTGTTCGTCGCCGCCGCGGCGCTCTACCGGCGGGCAACCGGGCTGCCCTGGCGGGCCTTCCTGCCGGACCCGGCGCTGCTCGCCAGCCTGCCGCGCCACCTGCTCAACAAGCCGCCGCCGGCCGCCGCCACCGCGGCCGGACGCACCGGCGAATAG
- a CDS encoding LacI family DNA-binding transcriptional regulator has translation MSVSGKAAGIKDVALAAGVSVATVSRVLGNGPVSEALRKRVEDAVRATGYRPNLSARRLRSQHSQTIGLVVSDIRNPFFTAVSRAVEDAAYRAGMRVILCNSDENPEREELYLRLMQEERITGLIFAPTRSTLDRLDGLELDFPIVLIDRNAPTGRHDAVVLDNPRAAAMLVEHLHAQGYRRIAGLFGNTSTTGQERHDGYRAAMTARGLTPAARFLAPYADAAEEAVVEWMAEPERPEAFIVSNSLFLMGVVKAGRRLGLSIPDGLAVAGFDNEPWTELVGPGLTVIEQPVQDIGRSAMALLFERLEEPDRPSRRLVLGGTCILRGSTAARTTIRSTDAD, from the coding sequence ATGAGCGTCTCGGGAAAAGCCGCCGGCATCAAGGATGTGGCCCTGGCCGCCGGCGTATCGGTCGCCACCGTGTCGCGTGTGCTCGGCAACGGCCCTGTCAGCGAAGCGCTGCGCAAGCGGGTCGAGGACGCGGTGCGCGCCACCGGCTATCGCCCCAACCTGTCGGCGCGGCGCCTGCGCTCCCAGCATTCGCAGACCATCGGTCTGGTGGTGTCGGACATCCGCAATCCCTTCTTCACCGCCGTCAGCCGCGCGGTGGAGGATGCGGCCTACCGCGCCGGCATGCGCGTCATCCTGTGCAACAGCGACGAGAATCCGGAACGGGAGGAACTGTATCTCCGCCTGATGCAGGAGGAGCGGATCACCGGCCTGATCTTCGCTCCCACCCGCAGCACGCTGGACCGGCTGGATGGGCTGGAGCTGGATTTCCCCATCGTGCTGATCGACCGCAACGCACCGACCGGGCGACATGATGCGGTCGTGCTCGACAACCCGCGCGCCGCGGCGATGCTGGTCGAGCATCTTCATGCCCAGGGCTACCGCCGCATCGCCGGCCTGTTCGGCAACACCAGCACCACCGGCCAGGAACGTCACGACGGCTACCGCGCCGCCATGACTGCCCGCGGCCTGACGCCCGCCGCCCGTTTCCTCGCCCCCTATGCCGACGCGGCGGAGGAGGCGGTGGTGGAGTGGATGGCCGAACCCGAGCGGCCGGAGGCCTTCATCGTCAGCAACAGCCTGTTCCTGATGGGCGTGGTGAAGGCGGGCCGCCGGCTTGGCCTGTCGATCCCGGACGGGCTGGCGGTCGCCGGATTCGACAATGAACCCTGGACCGAGCTGGTCGGCCCCGGCCTGACCGTGATCGAACAGCCGGTGCAGGACATCGGCCGGTCCGCCATGGCCCTGCTGTTCGAACGGCTGGAGGAACCCGACCGCCCCAGCCGCCGACTCGTCCTCGGCGGCACCTGCATCCTGCGCGGCTCCACCGCCGCCCGGACGACCATCCGTTCGACCGACGCGGACTGA
- the ptsP gene encoding phosphoenolpyruvate--protein phosphotransferase produces MATDTHPLSLPPDLIRLGAAPAGKDAAIREAAQLLIAAGCIDPAYADSMIRRESVANTFLGHGVAIPHGMVDDRNLVRRNGIAILQVPGGVVWNEGQTARLVVAIAAQSDAHIAILRRLTRLMQDEQRLGALFTTSDPADLVAALSDESAMPVAPVSEAGDLAESFEWVVDYPTGLHARPAAAWVEAARAAAGRVRIRHGGEVADGKTLVALLQLGLRPGDRITVSADGADARAVLNRLRATITGLSAREKADAAAAARKAKAVVQGWTPPAAAGGTNGGRDMPVVAGIGASPGLAIGPVHVMPKADLTVPDRPAPLLEGGNRLHEALNLTRQQLKALADDTARRLGPAEAGIFAAQAELLNDTDLITLACQLMVEGHGPGWSWNEAVERSAATLAANPNPVLAARAADLRDVGRRVLTRIDPDLRGGSIRDLPDSPCILVADDLSPSDTAALDMGRVIGLATAQGGPTSHTAILARTLGLPAMVAGGGALTGLANGTTAILDGQSGRLYLDPSDADLAAAHGWIEEQRVKKAQQEERRGLPARTRDGHTVEIGANVNRPDQVAMALSQGAEGVGLMRTEFLFLERGDAPGEEEQYETYRAMLEALDGRPLIVRALDIGGDKQVPHLHLPHEENPFLGVRGARLLLRHPELLEPQLRALYRAAKGAKPGALLIMFPMITTLREIETLRDVCDRIRAELDAPEVPLGIMVEVPAAAIQADVLARHVDFFSIGTNDLTQYALAIDRQHPELAAEADSLHPSVLRLIRMTVDGAEKHGRWVGVCGGIAGDPFGAALLAGLGVRELSMTPRDIPGVKDRLRDSDLAGLRDLARRALDCESSDEVRALDGGAS; encoded by the coding sequence ATGGCCACCGACACGCACCCCCTTAGCCTTCCCCCGGATCTGATCCGCCTGGGCGCCGCCCCGGCCGGGAAGGACGCGGCGATCCGCGAGGCGGCTCAGCTTCTGATCGCCGCGGGCTGCATCGATCCCGCCTATGCCGACAGCATGATCCGGCGGGAATCGGTGGCGAACACCTTCCTCGGCCATGGCGTCGCCATCCCGCACGGCATGGTGGACGACCGCAATCTGGTCCGCCGCAACGGCATCGCCATCCTGCAGGTGCCGGGCGGCGTGGTCTGGAACGAGGGGCAGACCGCAAGGCTGGTCGTGGCGATCGCCGCGCAGTCCGATGCCCACATCGCCATCCTGCGCCGTCTGACCCGTCTGATGCAGGACGAGCAGCGGCTGGGCGCGCTGTTCACCACCAGCGATCCGGCCGATCTGGTCGCAGCATTGTCGGACGAATCCGCGATGCCGGTGGCGCCGGTCTCCGAGGCGGGCGATCTCGCCGAGAGTTTCGAATGGGTGGTCGATTACCCGACCGGCCTGCATGCCCGCCCCGCCGCCGCCTGGGTGGAGGCCGCCCGCGCCGCCGCCGGCCGCGTCCGCATCCGCCATGGCGGGGAGGTGGCCGACGGCAAGACGCTGGTGGCCCTGCTGCAGCTCGGCCTGCGGCCCGGCGACCGCATCACCGTGTCCGCCGACGGTGCGGATGCGCGCGCCGTGCTGAACCGCCTGCGCGCGACGATCACCGGCTTGAGCGCACGGGAGAAGGCGGATGCCGCCGCCGCGGCGCGCAAGGCCAAGGCGGTGGTGCAGGGCTGGACGCCTCCGGCCGCGGCCGGTGGCACGAATGGCGGCCGCGATATGCCCGTGGTCGCCGGCATCGGCGCCAGCCCCGGCCTCGCCATCGGTCCGGTCCATGTGATGCCGAAGGCAGACCTGACCGTTCCCGACCGCCCGGCCCCGCTGCTGGAGGGCGGCAACCGCCTGCACGAGGCGCTGAACCTGACCCGCCAGCAGCTGAAGGCGCTGGCCGACGACACCGCCCGCCGCCTGGGTCCGGCGGAGGCCGGCATCTTCGCGGCTCAGGCCGAGTTGTTGAACGACACCGACCTGATCACGCTGGCCTGCCAGCTGATGGTGGAGGGACATGGCCCCGGCTGGTCGTGGAACGAGGCGGTGGAACGCAGCGCTGCGACGCTGGCCGCCAACCCCAACCCGGTGCTGGCCGCCCGCGCCGCCGATCTGCGCGACGTCGGGCGCCGGGTGCTGACCCGCATCGACCCCGACCTGCGCGGCGGCTCGATCCGCGACCTGCCGGACAGCCCCTGCATCCTGGTCGCCGACGACCTGTCGCCGTCCGACACGGCGGCGCTCGACATGGGGCGCGTCATCGGGCTGGCGACGGCGCAGGGCGGCCCGACCTCCCACACCGCGATCCTGGCGCGCACGCTGGGGCTGCCGGCGATGGTGGCGGGCGGTGGCGCGCTGACCGGGCTTGCCAACGGCACCACCGCCATCCTCGACGGCCAGTCCGGCCGCCTGTACCTGGACCCGTCGGACGCCGACCTCGCCGCCGCCCATGGCTGGATCGAGGAGCAGCGCGTCAAGAAGGCCCAGCAGGAGGAGCGGCGCGGACTGCCGGCCCGCACCCGCGACGGCCACACGGTGGAGATCGGCGCCAACGTCAACCGGCCCGATCAGGTGGCCATGGCCCTGTCCCAGGGTGCCGAAGGCGTCGGCCTGATGCGCACCGAGTTCCTGTTCCTGGAGCGCGGCGACGCCCCCGGCGAGGAGGAGCAGTACGAGACCTACCGCGCGATGCTGGAGGCGCTGGACGGCCGTCCGCTGATCGTCCGCGCGCTCGACATCGGCGGCGACAAGCAGGTGCCGCACCTGCATCTGCCGCATGAGGAGAACCCCTTCCTCGGCGTGCGCGGCGCCCGGCTGCTGCTGCGCCATCCGGAACTGCTGGAGCCGCAGCTGCGCGCCCTCTACCGTGCCGCCAAGGGGGCGAAGCCGGGTGCGCTGCTGATCATGTTCCCGATGATCACCACCCTGCGCGAGATCGAGACGCTGCGCGACGTCTGCGACCGTATCCGGGCGGAGCTGGATGCGCCGGAGGTGCCGCTGGGCATCATGGTGGAGGTGCCGGCCGCCGCCATCCAGGCCGACGTCCTGGCCCGCCATGTCGATTTCTTCTCCATCGGCACCAACGACCTGACGCAATACGCGCTGGCCATCGACCGCCAGCATCCCGAACTGGCGGCCGAGGCCGACAGCCTGCACCCGTCGGTGCTGCGCCTGATCCGCATGACGGTGGACGGTGCCGAGAAGCATGGCCGCTGGGTCGGCGTCTGCGGCGGCATCGCCGGCGACCCGTTCGGCGCCGCCCTGCTGGCGGGCTTGGGCGTGCGCGAGCTGTCGATGACCCCGCGCGACATCCCCGGCGTCAAGGATCGGCTGCGCGACAGCGACCTCGCCGGGCTGCGGGATCTCGCCCGGCGCGCGCTGGACTGCGAATCCTCCGACGAGGTGCGGGCGCTGGACGGGGGTGCGTCATGA
- the pfkB gene encoding 1-phosphofructokinase: protein MTKPVVTVTLNPAIDQTITVEALKPGSVHRAKAVRHNAGGKGVNVASCLADWGTPVAATGLLGSGNAAPFEALFQAKGIADAFLRLPGETRVNIKIADLAANDTTDINLPGLSADAGALDRVRETVLGLLEPGTPVLLAGSLPDGLPADAYAGLTADFSAAGARVVLDSSGAPLAAALASTGALPHCIKPNRHELEDWAGRPLPTDADLLDAARGLQRRGVAVVVVSLGADGALFVSGERALHGRLPPVTALSTVGAGDAMVAGLIAAFQINGGLEDVARLSVAFAAAKLGCFGPNLPDRATVRSLAAQVALTALD from the coding sequence ATGACGAAACCGGTCGTCACCGTCACGCTGAACCCGGCCATCGACCAGACCATCACGGTGGAGGCGCTGAAGCCCGGCAGCGTCCACCGCGCCAAGGCGGTGCGCCACAATGCCGGCGGCAAGGGCGTCAACGTCGCCAGCTGCCTTGCCGATTGGGGAACGCCGGTGGCCGCCACCGGCCTGCTCGGCAGCGGCAACGCGGCGCCGTTCGAGGCGCTGTTCCAGGCCAAGGGCATCGCCGACGCCTTCCTGCGGCTGCCGGGGGAGACGCGGGTCAACATCAAGATCGCCGATCTCGCCGCCAACGACACCACCGACATCAACCTGCCGGGTCTGAGCGCCGATGCCGGCGCTCTTGACCGGGTGCGCGAGACCGTGCTGGGGCTGCTGGAGCCGGGAACGCCGGTCCTGCTGGCCGGCAGCCTGCCCGACGGACTGCCGGCCGACGCCTATGCCGGGCTGACCGCCGATTTCTCGGCGGCCGGCGCGCGGGTGGTGCTGGACAGCAGCGGAGCCCCGCTGGCGGCGGCGCTGGCCTCCACCGGCGCGCTGCCCCACTGCATCAAGCCGAACCGCCACGAGCTGGAGGATTGGGCCGGCCGGCCGTTGCCGACCGACGCGGATCTTCTGGACGCGGCGCGCGGCCTGCAGCGGCGCGGCGTGGCGGTGGTGGTGGTTTCGTTGGGGGCGGACGGCGCGCTGTTCGTCAGCGGCGAGCGTGCGCTGCACGGACGGCTGCCGCCGGTGACGGCGCTGAGCACCGTCGGGGCGGGCGACGCGATGGTGGCCGGGCTGATCGCCGCCTTCCAGATCAATGGCGGGCTGGAGGATGTGGCGCGCCTGTCGGTGGCCTTCGCCGCGGCAAAGCTCGGCTGCTTCGGCCCGAACCTGCCCGATCGGGCGACGGTGCGGTCGCTGGCCGCACAGGTGGCGCTGACCGCGCTCGATTGA